The genomic interval TTCTCGTACAATACTTACATGGGGGTCAGTATGGCGGGAAGCCACCTGGTGTAAGTCCAGCAGAGCTTGGTTCACACTCTTCTCCAGATTAAGGGCAACCTCCATGGCTGCAGCGCCATTCTTCCATTCATCCTGCTCTGGTTTCTGGAGTGAATAGTACACTAGTGAGAACATGTGcccactgcacacacacacacccatgttaTAAATCTTCCTGATAGCTCATTGATTTTTGCACTTAACACTGTACTACCCCTCCCACTAACAGTAAATTTAAGTGCCAAAACTAATAAAGAGCCAAAGCAGGCCCACTGAAAAACAGGATGAAAGGTTATCACCATGTGCAGGAGGGAGGAACTGTGGGTTTTGCAAAAGTGCAAGTAAAGAAACAAGACAGCCCAACAAGGACAGAGCCTATGAAGTTACATATTCTTGGGTCTGAaaatcaaaatggaaatggaaaactcAAAATACTCAAGAATCAAAATGGAAAACTGGGTGCATGATGAAAACTTCTTTTACTATCCTGGAGGAAGGCATGAATGGCAGGGAGGCATTCTAATCAGGATCGTTACTTCCACAATACAAGGACATGCTGCAGGTTTATCAACTAATCCATGCTCCACAGCCTATTCCAGCACAATGCCCAACACCTGGGTGGGAATCATGATTCTTCAGAGATTTCTGACTCCAATTCAtttcagtcctagccagcacagcacATGAGTGAGCcacctgggagttgcagtccagtaactTCTGGAAGACCACATGGTTTTCACACTGGTTGAACACATGATAGGGAACTGTGAAAAACCTGCACCTGCTTTAAGTATTTAGGATGCCACCAGGTGTATCATGAAGAGAGAGAGCTCTATACAAGGGGATTAATAAGATATGATCCAAAGCACAACATCTCACAGTTAAGAGACTGTGGTACACCCAATACTATATCTCCATCAGAACTTGGGAAATTTTTGGTCTACCGCCCCTAGAATTCTCCAGTCAACATGGCTACTGACAGTTGCAGGGACCACAAAACTATTCTAAAGGGGAGTTCAACATTTATAGGTATGTTATTAATTTTGACTGCTTGCAGGGGGAGGACAAATTCCTTTCCCTATTTATCACCAAATCATCCTTAAAACCTGAAGACTGACCACTGCTTGGACGTAGAAGTACCCTCCACAGCAGGCAACTTTTATCATTCTAAGGAGGGCTGAATGACAATCATTGCCTTAATATCTTACTGCTTGACTGTTTAATTAAACATCTGATAGATAATTTTCTGAGAAGTCTTAACTTGGTGATACAAATTTTACCAAATCATTTTGAGGAGATGCAACCATCCCGAGACCAGTCTTATGGGGCTCCAGGCCTCCCCGACCCAGACTCCATGTTGTCTAGTTTTCCTCCTACCATTTCACAAATAGACATCACGGCATTCCGTTTCAACTCTTCCCCTTCTGCCCAGGAATCCAAGTTCCTCTCCTCTGTTTATAATCCCCATGGCCATTTCTACTGCCACCAGACATCCCTCTTCTGCAAAGACTTGCTACACACATACACTATACTCACTTTGATGTCCTGCAAGACAACTCTACCCCCACGGCGATTTTGGAAGGTCAAGAGCTTCTCAGCTTGTTCATGCTTCTCCTCAGACAGGTGATGGAAGAAGGAGTAGAACTTAGGAAGAGCCACATCATCCCGGTTGAAGTAAAACCCCtggcagaaaggaagaaaaaggaagatgacGCATTATgctggcacccagaactgaatgtgAAGTGACATGGCATCATTTCCCATTAAGGGTTTCAACCATTTTGAGAGGTACACTTTCTATACAGCAGGTATAGGGATTATAATTTAGCCCACTTCCAAGGTTGTGGTGTACTGCTTGGCAAAAAGCATTGGGCTTTTAAGTATAATAAAACAAGCTAATGACCACACCCCAGTTGAAACTGCCATCTTGCCATGTGCTTATAAAGCAACAGAATTTAGGGTTTACCATGATGGAGAAGTTATGGATTGTGACAGAAGTAAACCAGAAACCCAAATGTTAGTTTGAAACATGTCTGTATGCATGATGGCTGACTGAAAATTCATGTTATAGTAGTTGCCAAAGCTGCCCCTTCACTATGCTATCAGAAGAGCTGAGCAGACAGAAAAACAAGAGCAAATTCCTCTACATCATGGCCAGTATTCTAGACCGTGGTTAGTACAAACCAGTGGTTTGATGATTATGGCCAACTAAGCCTTCCCCAACACTGGAAACTGTTTTAGCAGTAGAATCTCTTTAACATTGAGAAATGGAAAAAGCCTAAACTTTCAGCAGTAGTGAACTAGACAAAACAGATTATGAACATTAGATGAGTATGAACCACCTGGCCTCAAAATAGTTCTCAGTGTGTGCTTATCTTCTGACACAACGCAGATGGTTACTTGAGTGTATTTCCCTGGTACTGGTGCCAAGCAAACTCTAGAGGCAGATTCACCTCAAGTATTCAGGCCCCAAATGAAAGAAGACAAAATCAAACAGATATGCTACCCTTAAGCCtacctgaaatgtttttatttaagattATCCCAGGCttcaatctgcactgcagaaataatgcagcctggtAGTGTTTAAcagccatggatcaatgctgggatttgtaacttcattagatatttagccttctttgtcagacaggtctggtgccaccaaaaacctagaaatcccagaatttcatagcatggagccatgcagttaaagcattgtcaaactgcgttaattccgCAATGCAGTTGCAGCCTCTGAGAACTTAGGGAATTTTAACTACAGTACAAATCCTATGATGAGGCTTAACGTCTCTCAAAAATGCATTTACTTGCACTGCTCAATTAAAAACTA from Sceloporus undulatus isolate JIND9_A2432 ecotype Alabama chromosome 6, SceUnd_v1.1, whole genome shotgun sequence carries:
- the LOC121934263 gene encoding ferritin light chain, oocyte isoform-like, translating into MSSQIRQNYHTESEAGVNRLVNQFLHASYKYLSLGFYFNRDDVALPKFYSFFHHLSEEKHEQAEKLLTFQNRRGGRVVLQDIKKPEQDEWKNGAAAMEVALNLEKSVNQALLDLHQVASRHTDPHLCDFLETHYLDEEVKLIKKLGDHMTNLKRVRASEEGLGEYLFDRLTLGESSD